GCGGTGGATGGCGCGCGCGACCAGTTCCTTGCCGGTCCCGGTTTCTCCCTCGATCAGCACCGGAATCGATGATGCCGCTGCACTGCCGATCAGGCTCAATACCTGCGCTACCGCGGGACTAGTGCCGATGATTTCGCGCTCGAGATCGAGTTTGATCAGGTCGCTCCGGAGCGCTCCCACCTGCCTACGCAGCACCTGCTCGGAGGTTTGAATTTGCGCGAAGCGGTCGGCGTTGTTGAGCGCAATCGTAATCACTTCGGCTAGAGATTCGAGCAGGCGCAAATCCTCATCCCGAAAAGGGCCCTCTCGATGATTGATCGCCTCGATCACCCCGACCGTCTCACCGCGCGCGATCAACGGCGCAGCTAAGATCGCTCTGGTAGTGACTCCGGTCGTGCGGTCCACGCCAGTGTACCAACGAGGATCGCTGGCCGGATGGTCGACCCGCTCCGCGTGTCCACTCTTGAGCACGGAGCCCACGATTCCGTGGTCGGCCGCGAAGCGCAAGCCCGCCAGCTTGGCCGCGACCTCGGGATCCGCCTGCGAGTAATAGGGGAAATAAAGTTCGTTGCTTTCGCGGTCCAGCAACAGTATCGCGACGCCTTCCGCATCCAGTACCTCGCGGCACTTGCTGATTATGAGCGGCAGAAGGTGGTCGAGCTCTAGCTGTGCGGCAAATTCACGCGCCAGATCGTAGAGGACTCGCGTCCGCGGATCGCGTGAGGCGGGCTCCATCCGGCGTTATTCTGGCATCGCTTTGGCCCCGGGTCGATGGTGCTCACCGGGAAGCTTGGGGTTTGGTCCGACCTCCCGGAAAGGTTCCACTGTGGATGCCTTGGGCTGATTAGCGGCCTTTGAACAACGGTTTTCGGTGTTCGCGCCAGGCGCGATGTCCTTCCGTCTTATCGTCAGTGAGTTGGAGTGCCATGAAGCGGTATAGATCCGCATACGCAGTTTCGGCCAGTGGGATGTCATACCCAGAGTTTATCGATTCCTTCGCGACTCGGGCGGCCAGGGGCGACAGCGAGCAAATGTGCTCGGCGACGGTCGTCGCCTGGTCCATCAGTTTGTCATGAGGAACCAGCCACTGTGCGAGACCCATTCGATAAGCTTCCTCAGCGCGCAGGGGAAAACCCATCGTGAGGCGCATCGCGTGACCCTTACCGACCCAGCGCGCAGCGCGGATCGCGCCTCCTTGCGCCGGCAAGATTCCGAGTGCTACCTGGGGCAGCCGCCACTCGGCGCGTTCCGATGCGACGATAAGATCGCAGCAGAGGGTCAGAATGCATCCGATGCCGATCGCGTATCCATTGACGGCGGCTACCACCGGCTTCGCGAAGTCCGTAAGCATACTGATAGGACTCGAGCGACGGCGCCTCGGAAGATCCTCCAGGAAATCAGCGACGGAATTTTCTGTATGGGTGCGCGGATTCTTAAGATCGGCTCCAGCGCTGAATGCGCCGCCCTTGTCGTCGCCGGTCAAAATGACACAACGTACGTCGCGATCTTCTTCCAGTTCCGGGAGGCGCTCGCGAAAACCCGCGAAGAATTCAGAACACCACGCGTTGCGCGCCTCCGGACGACTCAGCGTCAGGATCGCGAGGTTATCACGCTTTTCGCAGATCAGCGGCATTACCCGTCCTCCCTAGATTTGATTCGTAATACAACAATCCAACCTATACCCCAAACGACCCCACAGTCTGTCAGCGATTTGGAGCTTGGCGTCCGGCTTCACCTGAGAAAAAGACGAAGCGCGAGCCGTTTGCTGCGTCGGCACGCGAACATCGTCCCTGGTAAGAACCTGCCAGACCCCGGGGTGCGGAGCAGCAGCGCGGCGGCGAGCGAAGCGACCAGCAAGTATTGCTGAGCGGCGGTACCAGGCGCTCCACGAGTAACTGTACCCATCCTAACGGTTTTCAGCCTCGTTCCATTGATTCCGCCGATGGACGCATCAATTAGACGCTGAGTCGGACGATCCTGGCCTCGCAACGACGGCCAGACCGCAAGGCGAGCGTCGCTATGGTGACCGGCAGTTTGAAGCGCCGCGGTCCGGCACTGCCAGGATTAATAAAGAGAACCCCGCCCCGCTTTTCAATCAGCGGCTTATGCGAATGACCAAACACGACGGCGGTCAAGCCCGCAGCCTCGGTATCGGAGTCGAGTTCTGCGAGGTTGTGAAGGACCCGGATAGTTTGGCCGCCAACCTCGACCAGGTCTTGCGCAGGAAGGCGCTTCGTCCAAGGGCCCCGGTCATTATTGCCGCGAATTGCGCGGACAGGCGCAAGAGTCCGGAGCGCCTTCAGGACGACTGGGTCACCGACGTCACCGCAATGAATGATAAGGTCCGAACCTCGCAACGCCTCGAGCGCCTCGGGCCGAATTAATCCGTGCGTATCTGAAATCAGACCTATAAGAGCACGAGCAGGTAATCGAGGTCCTCTGCTGGTCGTCCGTTTCATGGGATCAGAGCCTCAATCACGTCCGAGATCGAAAACGAGCTGTTTTCCCTTCACCGCAACGATCACCCGGACTTGCGCCTCTCCTGGGCGGTAGAGAGGTTATAGTCACAGTTCCAAGCCGATGACCTGGTTCGTAGACCTGCCGTGCTCGAGGATTTTTGCATAGTTGCGTGCGCTTGAACCGCAATCCAGATCAGCGACTTTCCGCATATAACGGTAATGAGCGAACGGCAAGTCCGGGCGAACTTCCGTGGCTCTTCACCTTTTACTGGACCCGCATCTCGATCCGGCGCAGCATCTGGGGTTATCGGAGCGGGAGGTTCTGAACTTATAAATCTGGTTGGGTATTCCGGTCCCGACGATTCCGCTCTGGCCCAATGAGAGGGCAGGAGGTGCTGTGATGACAACGAATGCGCTTCTGCCGACGATGGTGGTCGGAAGTTATCCGCAACCGGACTGGCTTATCGATCGCGACAAGTTAAGCACCTTCGTTCCACGCACCCGCGTCCCCGATTTGTGGCGCATTCCGGAGCGGTGGCTCGAGCATGCGCAGGACGACGCCACGATCGTAGCCATCCGCGATATGGAACGCGCAGGGGTTGATATCATCAGTGACGGCGAGATTCGGCGCGAGAGCTATTCCAACAGATTTTCCAACGCATTGGCGGGAGTCGATCCGAAGAAGGAAGGAAGGCTGACTCTAAGCAACGCGGGCCGGACTCTAACCATCCCGGTCCCGTTGTTCTCCGGTCCGGTGCGCCGGCTCACGGCCGTGGAGGTTCGAGACGTCACTTTCTTGCGCGCGCATACTGATCGGCAAATCAAGATTACCCTGCCGGGCCCGTTTACAATGTCGGAGCAGGCGGAAACCAGCTACCACACTGATCGCGAGGCGCTTGCGATGGAGCTTGCGGCTGCGGTCAATGAGGAGGTGCGGGAGCTTTTTGCCGCGGGGGCGGACATCGTCCAGCTCGACGAGCCGTGGATGCAGCGCTTCCCTCAGCGCGCGAAGCAGTACGGCGTCAAAACATTGAATAGGGCGCTCTCTGGCATTACGGGCACTACCGCGATTCACATCTGCTTCGGCTATGCGGCGGTGGTTCCGAGTAAGCCATCGAGTTACTCATTCTTGACTGAACTGGAAGGCAGCGTCGTCAACCAGGTTTCGATCGAGGCCGCCCAGCCTCGGCTTGACCTCGCAGTGCTTCGCGACCTTCCGACCAAGGTAACGGTCGTGGGCGTGCTTGATCTTGCGGATCGAAATATCGAGACACCGCAGGTCGTCGCAACGCGTATCGAGGCCGCGTTGCAGCATGTTCCTGCAGAGCGCCTCGCAGTCGCGCCCGACTGCGGTATGAAGTATCTTTCGCGTGACGTTGCCTTCGGCAAACTAAAAGCGATGGTTGAAGGGGCGCACCTCGTGCGCACCCGCCTCGACGGTCGTGCGGTGTAAAATCCTCTCCGGATGGTTCCGGGACGCGAACCAGGAGTCTCGGCATTGTCTCTCGAATCGGCGGAGGGGTTTCTTTCAGTTCTGGCGAGACGGGTCGTGGCTTGTGGATAGTGCGCTCCATCATAGCCAGGACCCGCAAACGACGGCGGACCCACGAGAGCGGGCGGAGGACTATCCTTATCGACGGGTGGCTACGTGCGTGAACTGACGATCATCTATGAACCCTATCCGAGCGCTGCCTGGAGAGAGACGGTAGTTCGCGGCGTCGATCAACATAACGTCGCGAGCACCGGCCTTGCCGATTACTATCCGGTCGGTTTCGTGATGCGCGGAGCGCGCGGCGAGGTCCTGGGCGGTCTGCTCGGCGATATCTGGGGCGGTTGGATGTCGGTGGGAAGCCTTTGGGTGGACCCCAGTTTGCGCGGTCGCGGCTTTGGCGCCGCGCTGATGGCGCAGGCTCATCATTATGCGTTGGAGAAGTCATGTACCCACTCGCATTTACGCACAGGCAGCTACGAGGCCCGTCCCTTCTATGAGAAGCTTGGGTACACGGTTTATGCGGAGCTGAGGGACCATCCGATCACGCCGCACGTGCGCTACTTCCTGAGCACGCGGCTTGATCCGAATGACGGCGCCGACACACCCGTCAATGATCCCGTCATCCAGATGGAGCCCTACGTTTCGAGCGAAACCGCGGGCGCAATCAGATTTGGGATTTCATCACACGCTTACGCGGCAATGGGTTTGCCCGAGCAGGCTTGGTGGCCTCATAATTTTTTTCTCCGCGACGAGCGGAGCGAAATCGTCGGGGGAGCGCTCGGCAACCTGTGGGGTTCCTGGCTCTATCTGGACTACGTGTGGGTTGACCGCTCACTCCGCGGCAGAGGACAAGCCACGCAGCTGGTTACGGCGGCTGAAGCAGAGGCGATTGCACGCGGATGCACAGGAGCATTTCTTGGGACCTTCAGCTTCCAGGCGCGGGCCCTGTACGAGAAGCTCGGCTATCGTGTCTTCGGCGAAGAGAAAGATCATCCAAAGGGACACATTCAGTACTTGATGAGCAAGCGCCTTCATGGGCTACACTGACGGCGGAGCGGCGTGTGTCTGCTGCACCTCCGCCGCTGAGCGAGAAGACTCCGCCAGGAACCAAATAGATGCTACTCGACAATCCTAAGGGAAATTACAAATTTCTAAGGGGTGCCGGCGTACCGTTTTCGGCGGGAGCGTTGGCCGACTCCGGATTCGAGATCGTCCATGCCAGCTTCATGCCCCTGGTCCAGCTCTCAAAAGGCTTTGAGCTCATCGAGCGCCAGCTGGCCGCGGCGGGCCGCCCGGTCAACGCCGTGTGCGGTATCGAGCTCCGCATCCCCAGCGCTTTGACCCCGGCCGGATTCGAGGAATTCAATCGCGACTATCTCGAGCGCATTACTGCGTGGGATGTAATGATCGATCGTCTCAATCCCATCGCCCGCACCAATGTCGCGCCAGCTGTGGTTCCAATCGCCCAGTCCTCTCTGTACGGATTCTATTACACGGTGCCAGCGCAGGGCCGCGAGCGTCCCGGCTTCGTATTGGCAGGCGCGCCTGAGATGACTTCACGCGATGGAAGAAGGGAAGTGGTCGCCGCCGGCGACGTCTCCCTCGATGGCCTCCGCCGCAAGACCACCTGCGTGCTCGAGACTCTCGGCAAGCTCCTGGCCGAGATGAAACTGGTGTGGAACGATACGACCACCGTGAACCTTTACACCGTTCACGATCTGCATCCTCTCTTCGCAACCGATTTGCTTCCCGCTCTCGGCAGCGCCGGCTATCGCGGCATCCGATGGCACTTCGCGCGGCCCCCGGTCCAGGGCCTGGAGCTGGAAATCGATTGCTACGCAGCCCGCGAAGAGCTGGTCCTGGCCCCCTGAGCTTTTACCTGCCGCCGGGAAGCCATCCGCCCAAGGTTTCGTCGTTGGGAGCGAGAGACCAGGTCCGGATAGGGCGGAGGCTTGCCAGCCGCCGGATCCCTGGCTCGAGATTTTGAAGTCAAAGGAGCGTCGCGTGCACGCAGAAACCAAAGCAGTGCTCGGTTCGAGAAGACGAGCTCGCGTTGTTCACGGAGCTGATTTTAGATCACAGGCAACGGAAAAACCTTGGGCCCAAGCGACGTCGTATGACGGCTTCTAGTGGTTCGGGAATGGAGATATAGCTTGGAGACGGCTGATTCAAAGCATGCGAAGCCACACGCTGGACGAAAATCGAGCTTGGATCGGCAGGGTGGAGTATCGATCAGAGGTCAGAGCAAATGTGCCGGAATATCAAAACGCTCTTCAACTTCGAGCCGCCAGTGACCAGCGAAGAGGTTCGAGCAGCTTCGCTCCAATTCGTCAGAAAAATCAGCGGCTTTAACAAGCCCTCCAAGAGCAACGAGGAGGCCTTCCAACGCGCCGTCGACAACGTCGCCCACATCGCCGCCGATCTTCTGCATTCGCTCGAAACAACCGCTCCGCCTAAGAACCGCGAAGAGGAGGCTGCCAAGGCAAGAACTCGAGCGGCCGCAAGATTCGGTTAGCCTCTAAACCTCTTGGCTAATGCGTCGCAGTCCCGGCTGCGTCCTTCAAACAAGGGAGTCCCGCTCGTAAATCCTTTCCTAATTCGCGCTCGCGCCCTCCGTCACTACTCGCGAAGGCTGGCTCTTCTGGAAGTGCGGGATCACATATTTGCCGAACAGGTCGATTGCATGCATCGTCTTGGCGTGCGGAATCGACCAGAACTGCATCATGGCCAGAAACTGATCGAGTTGCGCTTCCTTCTGAATCCGTTCCAGCTGCCTGATAGCCGTATCCGGGCTTCCGCAGATGCACATGCCGTGGTCAATCAGGGAGTCGATGGTAACCTTGCTAGGGTCTAGACCCTCGTACTGTTTGG
This genomic window from Candidatus Binataceae bacterium contains:
- a CDS encoding GNAT family N-acetyltransferase gives rise to the protein MRELTIIYEPYPSAAWRETVVRGVDQHNVASTGLADYYPVGFVMRGARGEVLGGLLGDIWGGWMSVGSLWVDPSLRGRGFGAALMAQAHHYALEKSCTHSHLRTGSYEARPFYEKLGYTVYAELRDHPITPHVRYFLSTRLDPNDGADTPVNDPVIQMEPYVSSETAGAIRFGISSHAYAAMGLPEQAWWPHNFFLRDERSEIVGGALGNLWGSWLYLDYVWVDRSLRGRGQATQLVTAAEAEAIARGCTGAFLGTFSFQARALYEKLGYRVFGEEKDHPKGHIQYLMSKRLHGLH
- a CDS encoding enoyl-CoA hydratase-related protein, with the protein product MPLICEKRDNLAILTLSRPEARNAWCSEFFAGFRERLPELEEDRDVRCVILTGDDKGGAFSAGADLKNPRTHTENSVADFLEDLPRRRRSSPISMLTDFAKPVVAAVNGYAIGIGCILTLCCDLIVASERAEWRLPQVALGILPAQGGAIRAARWVGKGHAMRLTMGFPLRAEEAYRMGLAQWLVPHDKLMDQATTVAEHICSLSPLAARVAKESINSGYDIPLAETAYADLYRFMALQLTDDKTEGHRAWREHRKPLFKGR